The following nucleotide sequence is from Geotrypetes seraphini chromosome 10, aGeoSer1.1, whole genome shotgun sequence.
TTAGCGGTGCGTTGGGGCAGGAACAgttcccattctctcctgcccATTCTCTCTCAAACGTGAAAATGGCTGCTACAACTTCCAGCGGCAGTCTCAGTAGCTGTTTTTGAGAGAGCTTGAGTGCGTGGGAATTGCTCCTGCTCCAGTTCCTCATTTGACCACCAGAGAAGTACAATAGGCCTGGAGATctgttctggggagggggggaggcaaaCTGCTGGTTTGGGGGGAATGCTGATAGGGGAACTGCTGATTCTGGGGCTCATGGTGATAGAGGAGGGACATTACTAGGAAGGAGGGTGGTAGGAACGCTTGACACtacgggaagggagggaaaggaatggTGGAATTTAAATCCTTGGTTTATGTTAGCATTATAATAAAGTCCCCCAATGGGAAAATAACAAATATAATATAACCACGCTGAATTCTCCGGTCTGTGAACaacgactgtgcgtgggctccgttTCTGAGGTCTCTTCCCAGATAAGATAAAATGTACTTTGAATAGAGTTAAATTACTAGTGCCacactttttctctttcctttataTATGGGAATATCTaggtaatattttatttatgttaGCATTACCATTTTTCCCCTAAAAGGGGAGATGGCATCAGTTTATATTTAtattgaaacaatttttattgatgacaagaACTGAATACAAATAGCAAGCCTAAAACCTAACccctacctccccctcccctccccctttcccaacCCAATTCCCCATCTCGGAGTAAAACACACAATAAACAAGAATTATGCCAAAGGGCATATAAGCCAAACATTAAAGCTCATTAAGAAGTAGACTGCAGCCCCTAGGCTGCAAGTGTGCCAAATAGGGACCCCAGATCTCGAAATacaatctcttccccttccattttcCACGAACATCCCGAGCTTCCCAGCATGCCAATTGATGCAGTAAATTGTGCCAGTGCCAATAGACACCTTATTGGATGTCCAGTATTGCAAAATGCACTGACGTGCCACCAGACTCGTTTTCCTATATAACAGAATCTGAGCCGTAGGCAAAGGCACAAAGGCTTTTGGGACATCCAATACCAGCTGATcagtttatgtttaaatatacagtagaatctcagcttTCCAGTATCCACAGGACTGGTGGATACcgaataactgtttttctggttaattgagaatgtgttagaaaccttgtctaacatagtcttgattcccccccccaatccctgAAGCACCAGCACGGCAGCGGTCCAGTCGCAAAGCCTTTCTCCCTCAAACGccttagtggcagaagcaggtaGTGTCCTGAGCCTTGAACCCCTtcgctccccctccctctcttccttccttaccCAAGCACAACCAGTCAgtaggaggcagcctcaaaacagtcTGCTTGAGGCCAGCCCCGGCACAGCCTTTTTATTAGCTTTATTGGGAAGGTTATTTTAGCGCTCTTTTAGCCTGTTTTTATGAAAACGTGTGGTGAAATTGTTTTGCTCCGTTTGCATGTTATTTCAGTTGTGTATGTTATATTATCCACTTAGTTTGTAAGCAgggaagaattttttaaaataaataaaaaggatttagagctatctaagaAACCTTTGAGTTGCAGTTCACATGGTATTTAAAAGAAATTAAATGAATAGTAGAAAAATTATTACTtgcagatgggagggggggggttatatgTTGTGATCTTAAGACCAGTTTCCTTATAGCTAgcagctatagaaataagtagtagcagCAAATCTGTTCAGTGTGCCTGGGAGAATTTAGCACTTCTCCAAGGCCATGCAGGACTGTAGTTCTCAAATGTGATTGACATGACTGTGACTGAcagagccccccctcccccaccccacccccggtgTGGAAGCTGCCCAGTGTTTCTGACCATACATGTGCCTTTCCACCTGTTTGACTTGCATGGATCCCCTACATCTTTAATTGAAAATAGGCAGCCCCCACCATATTTAACAAAGCAGTTGCATATAACTAACTCCACTCCTCCCTCTGTTTATcccaattacatagaaacatagaaaatgacggcagaaaagggccacggcccatctggtatgcccactctaatgacccaccctccatgaagagatcccacatgcttatcccattttttcttaaaatctggcacgctgctggcctcagttaccTGTGGTGGAAGATTACATTCTCATCCAAGGGGTATACTGTGTGTCctttagcacagtgttcttcaacctttttacacctctagaccggcagaaataaaataattattttgtggaccgccatcggtccgcagaccagcagttgaaaaacactgggctaagttgtgggccagactctgcccatctctacccaatctccaccccagaccctgcccccatagtcctaattgtaacacaattttttccattcatttttcatatatacacacaatataatcttattaacaatgcatcgatcgcaccgcacaccggcagttgaagaacacagctttgggcctgatgtacatgctggccctatggacctccaggaaatttctgtggactggcaccggtccatgaACCGGTAGTTGAAGAACATTGCTTTAGCATACCTCATTTGCCCTCTCCTCCCACCTCTCCATCCTCTACCTCAGAGCTGTGTAGATATGTGCTCGTTTTGTCTCTGATGCGCAGAGTGATAGCCTATTTTTTTGTACTGCTTTCCTGCTGTTCCCTTCATGGGAATAGCATGGGACCCTTTATTTTTTCCTATTTTCTTCCCCTCCTGTCTCTAGATTTTTGCAGTTCTTTTTGCTTCTTTTCATATAGGTTGCCTGTACTATCTCAGCAAGCTGGGGGTTAAGGATCCTATCCCATATGTCAGGTAGCAGTCAGGATGTGGCAGTGTGGGTCACCAGCCATGGCATGGTACTAGGGGTCACAAATCTGATGAGAAAAGACAGTACTCTTGCAGGGTGATGCAACTGCACGAGTAGTCTCTTCAAGATCTTCAAGATCTTCCAAGAGTGGGATACCACCTTCATGGATCTATTTCCTGCTCGTCTCAACAAGGTCCTCTGTACTTCTCCAGACTTGGAACACATGGCAGGCTAGCGTCAGATGCTTTCTTTcttgattgggggaggggggttcctctGGTATGCTTATCCTTCAGTCCTTTTAATAGGACAGACTCTCCTGAATCCCAAGCATGACCAGGGAACCATGATCCTTATTGGCCAAGGCACATTTGgttcctctaaagcagggatctcaaagtccctccttgagggccgcaatccagttaggttttcaggatttccccaatgaatatgcattgaaagcaatgcatgcacatagatctcatgcatattcattaaggaaatcctgaaaacctgactggattgcggtgctcaaggagggactttgagacccttgctcTAAAGAATCTCAAACTGGAGTGTTTCTGATCTTCCTTCTGCAGAATGAGGGTCTCACCTGCATCCTATACTCCAATTCCTGGCCCTTGCTGCTTGGATGTTGAATATAGAAATTGTATCCCTTTAGCTGCTTGAAAATGTTTCCAGGGTGTAGCTGGCTTCCAGGAAGGATTTCACTAATAGGTGTTAATATTTTCAAAAGGAAGATGTTTGCTGTCTTTCTTCTGCCATAAcacaaaaactgcttgagtactttCTATACCTCTATAAACCTGGTTTAAAAATCAACTTTTAAGGGTTCACCTTGGTGGAACCCATATCTGGTTGTTAGTGTTGGTTACTTTAGCTCATAGCAAATGCAATCTTACGCAGTTTCACCACAGCAGAGTGGTTCTCTGTGCACATCCTAAGTTCTTCCCTAAGGCAGTATCGAAATTCCATCTTATTTTTCCCGAAACCTCAAGCCTATCCTGATGGGTGGGAAGGCACACACGCATATGTGGCCAGGTCTGCCAAAAGCTTTCAGAAGGTGAAAGGATATGATGGACAGCATCAACGCTAGGGCTTCGTCGGTGAGAGCTTATGCTTGCTAAAGGTGAGTAACTTCACTATACTAATAAAAATAGTCAAAAGTTTGCATACTGTAAGAGTAATTGGACTATTCCTCCAATAAGAGAACTCTTTTACGACACCACATGCCAATCTAttttctgtcacagctcccaCACTGGAATACTCTCCCCACTGATCTTCATttagaaaactctttagataaattcaaatccaaacttaaaacgtttctctttaaagatgccttttacCTTGTAAATACTATTTCCTTTGAAATTCGGTTATCCTTTACAGAATTCTTAAGGCAACCAAAACACTTTTTTTAGAAGCAACCTCCCCAGCCTAATTGTACCTCcctctcccatttccctcttatttttattttcatctcgatgtatttattaCCTTTTCCTTCCCATCCTTTCTGAATGTATCATGTACGTTCATGCGTAaatgtttcccctttttttttagtttagccATTGTAAACCGTGTAGATACCTGTataataaatggtatatcaaaaataaagaaaacttgaaacataccctggttttcagcatttcaaGTGGTCTTCCCCAGACATATCATAATagtccaccttgggggggggggggggattaactgCACAATTCAGAGCCTGAGTCGCTGCCAGCACAGCTGACTTCCTGCAGATGGCAGCACTCATGGCATCACTGCTTCTGAATTGCAATGCAATTTTAAAGGCTGCAATAGATGCCAGcctttaaaaatgcacaaaaactgGATAGGGTTTggtgggattggagggaagggggaggcctGTTCTTATAACGTGGAAGACTGTAAGACACAAAGCTGCCTACTACGCTTTATATGATAGGAATTTGGATGGGACTGCTTCAGTAATTTGCCGTTGACTTTCTACTACTGTATTTCAATAAAATGCATAAAAAACACGTTTGCGCTGTAAGATGGTACCtcatcccccctccacccctagATTTAGAAGCGCATCCTTACCAGTCTTTGTCTCTGGTTGCCCCCAGAATGCAATTTTCCTAATAGCTTGTTCAAAACAGTTAAGGCCACCTGGCATTATGCAGCTGTCAGTGAGTTGCACCATGTGATGCCTGATCACGTAAAACTGGAGTGCAGACTCCACATGATGCCAAAAGGTCTTGGCTGTCCCTGAGGCTGTGTAGGGGAGACTGATCAAGGCCAAAGCAAGGTGGAACAGGAGTGGCTAACTGGTGTGGGCAAGACGGAAAAAAGTGTGATGACCCTGTCGATCTAAGCAGCTGTCCAAATTGTACGACGTGTGTGCTTGTTGGCAATGGCATACTCTGACTATCTGTCAGGCAAACCTGTGCTCTGTGGATCAAGGTGGTAGATTATATTTTCCTGATGTTTTATTGTGCCTCTTTTTTCCTTCACTGCAAAGCTGTGTTATTCTGTGGTGTTACAGATTCGGAGCAACTGTTTGTTCGTTTTGCTTTAGACCATTTGAGActatttgatacccaaagactcctaagactcctgatgcaggccgggtggccgaaacatgatcatgtcgagtcgttgagttgctttggatgtatgagctaatttggattaataaagaccattggatttatcagatgagttgaaagacgcttttttgtgcaccaatttgattggacatttccactttgctcttgcctgaTGGgggatctccattgaccattgtCTTTCAACTCAGTAAGATTCAGTCTCTCGCAAAGCAGCACAAGGCATGTGGGAAGCCTAACgtctaattttcttttcttttttaatttctcaTGTCTTAGAATTCTAATGTGGAAAACCTGCCGCCCCACATCATCCGCCTGGTGTACAAGGAGGTGTCCACCCTTACATCAGACCCACCTGAAGGCATCAAGATCTTCCCTAATGAGGAAGATATCACTGACCTCCAAGTCACCATTGAAGGGCCAGGTAAGAGGGGCTAGAGTGGTGCTTGttctgtgacccccccccccaactaagctccccacccatccaccctttAAGTGCTTGACTTCAACTTCTTGATCTGTCCTATACAAACATTGCATGCATTCAGCTCTTAGGTTCATGACCTTGGCTTTGTAGAAGATGATGGTGGTCATGACATTGCAGGAACCGTACTCGTGTTCAAAAATAGTCAATACCTTGTTTAAAATAAATTAACCTTTCTTGTGATTGACGTCTTATAGCTCTGGCCCGGGAGAGGGTGGAGGCATGAGAGAGGGGAAAACAGTATTGCGTAACCTGAAGCCTCACCATTGTATGTGGCAGGCTGGCATCTTAGCGTGTGCCCTGATTAGTCTTCCTAAAAGTGGGGTGTGATTATGGATGTTACCCACCTCACTCTTTGCAGAGGGGACGCCGTACGCCGGAGGGATCTTCAGAATGAAACTGATCCTGGGTAAGGATTTTCCAGCCATGCCACCCAAAGGCTATTTCCTCACCAAGATCTTCCACCCCAATGTTGGGAGCAACGGTGAGATCTGTGTCAATGTTCTGAAGAAGGACTGGAAAGCAGAGCTGGGCATCAGACATGTGCTATTGGTAAGTGCAGCAGTCACATGGCATCTGAGAACCCAGAGAACCTAACATCTAACTGTGAGGTGGTTTACCTGCTTTTGGTCATTGGATATGATGGTAGAAAGATATCACAAGCCTTGTGTTTCTGAGCTCTCTAGTCCTAATAGTGACAGCCTTTTACATCCTTCTGCCCATTCCCTAAAATTCTCTAGTTCTAGCTCTGTGTCCCTATATCCATCCTCTGAGCCCACCAGTGCTTGAAGTGACAGCTTCTGTATCCCTGAGTTCATCCCTTGAACCCTCCAGTACTAGAAGTTCTTCTAAGTGATCCTCTAGTTCTATATCTGAAATAGGCCATGTCCTGGAAATCTGCCATTCTAACGCTGCCTCAGTCTTGACAGTGGACTAGGTGTCCTCGTTCTAACCCTAGGGTTATAGAAGACAATTAGTAGCCTAGAAGGCTGTTAAAGCCCATCTCTGCCCCCAGGGAATTTCTCCATTAAAGGCAACTGAAATGTTGCTGTTTCTCTTAAGGAAGACAGGGCAGCTTAGAATTCTTGACCAATTGTGAGTTCAAAGATTCTGAAAAGTATTTTTGCTTTTTTCCAATTAGCAGTGGTTTAAAGGACTTACATTTCAGAGACAGGGAAGATGAAAATTTCTATTGCTCCAAGATACATGCAGGGGTCATGCCACCTTTTCCTGCCTGCAGCTTGAATCCAGCATGTAGGGGAATTTTCACTTGCTTTCATTGCTGCAGCACCATGTATGGCAAAGCCGGGCACCCAAGCTTTACCAGCTAAAGATGGTCCTATAGCAGTAAGACTCGGAAAACCTAATAACTAATCTCCACTAGCCCTTTTGGGAATTAGTAATGAAAAATTAACATCCTCCTAATTAATGAAAAGGGCTGGGGGTAGTTCGGTGACTGCCTTCACTCCTGCTTGCCCTATTTCCCATTTTCTTTGAATGGTAGGGCAATGATTCACCCTTTTCTATGCTACCCTAATGCATATTATTATTCCTGTGTGCAGTCGAATTCAATTTATAGTATGTCTTTGATACTTTCATCAGTCTTTTCCCTGATTCTTCccatatttaattattttttcccTGTCACTGTCTCTTAACCCTTTGTATACACGAGTTCTGCTTCTACCTTGTAGTATAATGTTGGCTAGCATGGGTCATCATCCTGCTAATCTCCGGGGTGCAGGTGGGGAGGAATTGTGCCCCATGATGAGGAAGGAGGCTGTTTTTGTCCATTGTGCAGACGACCTCTCCTCTGGTGGTGAATGGCTGATGGGGCCAGCAATATCCGTTCCTGCTCATTGCTACCAGCTCACTGCTGGGGCATTTATCATTCTGCTGGTGGTTGCTAAAGCTGCAGGCTCTGGTTGCTGTTCCTCTCCCCCACAGGTGAGCAGTTGGCTGATAGGTTGGCCTGGTTTGGAGAGTGTCTTCTAGATCTCCCTTGGCCTTACCATGTCTCATGTTGATACCATGTTATAACAAGCAAAGACCCTGCTTGCTCCAGCACAATTGTACAGGACTGAGCAAGGGCAGAGGAGCAAGAGATGGGGCTTTCCCTAGGGTGATGGGTATAATTTGGAGATGGGACCTGAGCCTGGGTTGGAGGGGTTAAACCTAGAACTGGCACGCTGGGGGAAGTGGCTGAGCTGTTTGATGCATTTCTGCTTCTTTGAGTCATTTCTGTGTTTAAATTATTCAGACAGTGATCATATTTTGGTTGTAGAATTTCCAGTATAAAGTGCAAATTTTGAAATTAGTTTTATGCAGAGTAACCAGGCGCTTTGAAGAGGACATCGTCTTTGTGAATAattccaatttgcttttaatttctTCCCTTTCTGATTCTCCTCCTTCAGACAATAAAGTGTTTGCTGATACACCCAAACCCAGAGTCCGCATTGAATGAGGAGGCAGGGCGCCTCCTGCTGGAGAACTATGAGGAGTATGCAGCCCGAGCCCGCCTCCTGACGGAAATCCACGCCCAGGTCTGTAGCCTGCGAGCTAAAGACCAAGCAGCCACCGCTGATCCCTGCTCTTCCTCCGCTACTGGTGATGGGCCTATGGCCAAGAAACATGCCGGGGACCGTGACAAAAAACTGGCAGCCAAGAAGAAGACTGACAAGAAGAGAGCACTGCGAAGGCTttaggtggggtgggatgggaagggTGCCGAGGGGTCCGAATGAAGCCCTTGAACTCTGAAGTGTGAACTGTGGAttttgaggggaggggagggaaagaaaagaaaagagcccACTGAAGTTACTCCAcatcctttcttctttttttgttttcttcctttttttaagaaatgcttttacacttcatttttctttttttgtgttttttttcaagttgtaaattatttaaattataaagtctattaaagatttgttttttttttttttttctaaggtcTTATTTTACTCTTAATGTTTACAATGGCAGTTGGCCTTATAAATCACTGAGCAATCAGATCAAGACTTTTGGGTGTCTGCCTGGGCTCTGTGTGCGCCATTCAGATATGATGACAGAGCACCTGTTTTCACCGGGCAAGGGGCTTGAGTCTGGAGGGTGAAAGTGCTGGCTCCCTCCGGCTTTCCCAGTGCGATATGTGGAAAGCAGCAGAATATAGGGTGGACCAAAGAACTCACTTGGGAAAGGAGACTTTATTTTGGAACCAAGTGACAAATTGCTTTAGGCCTGCATCACCTCCGTGCCAGAGTGTGATTCCCCTCATTTTATCCCCTTTCTCTCTTCAGTTTGGCTCATTGGGAGCAAATGACAGAAAAGAGAGTTGGCTTTAttaaaatacttttatacagaattTAGAACATCGATCCACCCTGACCATCAAAACTAATATATTGGTTTTAACAATTCTATCCCCTCACAACCCTCGACATCCTCTGTGCTTGCTTTGTaccttcttaaattcagacaccaTCTATTTTTGCCACTCATCAAATATCCTttccattaagaaatattttcttaggTTACTCCTAAGCCTGTCGCCTTTCATCTTTATCCCATCTCCCTTCATCTTAAGCTttctttcttgtacaatcccactttattcctggACCAGTGGGTTTTATGCATCTCTGACCGCCAGGCACTGTGGAAAGCTTCAGATGATTGAAGCCATAACTCCTCCCTCTGCTAGCATATCTTGGAGCATGCTCAGTAGATTCTAGTCTTGCTTTCTACATGCCAAGTCTATAGGAGCTTCTGCTCGTGCTTTCTTTTGATAGTTTCATTAATGTTTCCCTTGTGGGATTGCCCTTGTGTTGTGAAGGTTTCCTGCAGGGACATCCTTGCGACGGGAGATTATCTgcttctgggggaggggggttccctgcgaggcagtaagccctctggacagcctgtaGGACAGATCGAGGCTCCGGGATCGGGAGCTAGccttaacacagtaaatgacagcagataacctACACAGTCTATGCAGTCTGACAGGCAAAGGTGTCCAGAGCTGTGCCTGCCAGTGTTTGCGGGCCCTGGTCACCCCTTGCTTAAATGCTGTTTGTCAGGTTTCCACTCTGCTACTAACCACGTAGGCAGCCAAATCTGATGGAGTCTTCTATGGTTATAACTGTCATCCCCAAGTATTGCTGTCAGTTTTCAACTTACCATTCAAGATGTCTTCCCTTATTCGCAGCATGTAACAATTGAACGAGGCCAGCGTTCTATTcatttataccagtggtctcaaactcgcggcccgccaggtcctattttgaggccctcggtatgtttatcataatcacaaaagtaaaataaaacagtttcttgatcatacgtctctttagctataaatggcaatattattaagacttggccaaaaggaaagatttataaactataaagagttttacctcatgcaaaattgtcatttctttaataagacattaactgtttttttctgaggccctccaagtacctacaaatccaaaatgtggccctgcaaaggatttgagtttgagaccactgatttatgttataagaacatagccttactggatcagaccaatggtccgtctagcccagtagcccgtcttcatggtggccaattcaggtcgctagtacctggcaaaaacccaaatagtagcaattgGGCTTTTTTTTTCACACATCCTGACagatttattttgtagtctttccacccaccctaccccttttgccctctccaacctcaCACACAGATTTTTCTTCTCTcggttaggtcctagctcattctcactgtctaacaccagctctggcaggaaacatattttaaatctgacatattgtaatcacaaaatagaaaatgtattttttttttttttttttaacattccaCTGtcatccaacatttgtttctttcctactatctaccatctctcttttcccctgccttgtgccctgggtcaaacctctccaTGCAGCGTCTTTcccttccattatcatgtgcaacatttctttctctctcctcatgcaccatctctccctgccctccactctatgccaacatttctccctctctcttatcCATgtatgtcttcctcccctccaccatatgaaggatttctccctcacccctttctatctttgtttcatctctccaccccaattcttcatctcccctccccacatgtgcagcatctttcctccccgcCCATCCCCCTGAACAGCAGCATCCCaccgatttcccccccccccccaccatgagaCCTGGCATACCTCAGATATCAGATATATCCGTTCTGGTCAGCCCTCCTCTGCAATTTTTCCTGTCTTTATTGGTTTGAGATGTACAGTATTTCCAGATATGGTTTAGGGCAATggtccccaatcctgtcctggaggaccaccaggccaattgggttttcaggctatccctaatggatatgcatgagagagatttgcatataatggaagtgacaaatctgctccatgcatattgattagggctatcctgaaaacccagttggtccaggacagggttggggaccactggtttagggaacaagtcagagaaaaaaaatccacaagACTTCATTTGGAAGTTTCTCTCAGGAAAATGGCTTTAATTCTCAGAagcattgaatttttttttttttttttacttgaaagACATTTACACTTTGGCAAGACAAACTGGGCAGCAAGTGGACTGATTCAGTCAGTTCAGATATAGCCAAATATTGACTTTTTTCTGACCAGTTTGGTAGTCATGGATCGACCAGACCTTGATCAGTTCACAAGCGTCTTACAACCCCTCTGAACTGGAGTAGGGACAGTGAGATGGCTTCCATGACCACCAGTGGGGGTTTCCTACTGATTTTCCTGGGGGGGCTCATGTTTCACCTCAAGGCCTTCTGGGATTTTGTAGTACCTCATCCTGCATACTTTGGCTCCTGCAGTTTATCTTATGCAATACAACAAAACTTTGAGATGAGATTGTCAAGTTCATCAGCACAGTTGTCTACTTTGTGATGCTTTGGGTCATGGCTATTGACCTTTTGCTTATTACAGCTTATAAGTACATAATCCACACTTGTGTTCTTCTAAA
It contains:
- the UBE2S gene encoding ubiquitin-conjugating enzyme E2 S codes for the protein MNSNVENLPPHIIRLVYKEVSTLTSDPPEGIKIFPNEEDITDLQVTIEGPEGTPYAGGIFRMKLILGKDFPAMPPKGYFLTKIFHPNVGSNGEICVNVLKKDWKAELGIRHVLLTIKCLLIHPNPESALNEEAGRLLLENYEEYAARARLLTEIHAQVCSLRAKDQAATADPCSSSATGDGPMAKKHAGDRDKKLAAKKKTDKKRALRRL